One genomic region from Arthrobacter sp. FB24 encodes:
- the pucL gene encoding factor-independent urate hydroxylase has protein sequence MSSKIILGQNQYGKAEVRVVKITRDTDRHEIEDLNVTSQLRGDFAAAHLQGDNSHVVATDTQKNTIYAFAREGVGSPEAFLLRLGEHFTSSFDWVTGGRWEAESYSWDRIQAHGAEHDHSFVRNGQEVRTAVLVRDGAAAHLISGLKDLTVLKSTQSGFVGYPRDKYTTLPETTDRILATDVSARWRFNANTDFSALDFNKSYEDVKSLLLEGFTEKYSHALQQTLFDMGAKVLEAHSEIDEIKFSMPNKHHFLVDLSPFGLDNPNEVFFAADRPYGLIEATVQREDATPADIAWSGIAGFC, from the coding sequence ATGAGCAGCAAAATCATCCTCGGCCAGAACCAGTACGGCAAGGCCGAAGTCCGGGTCGTCAAGATCACCAGGGACACCGACCGCCACGAGATCGAAGACCTGAACGTCACCTCGCAGCTCCGCGGGGACTTCGCCGCCGCGCACCTCCAGGGCGACAACAGCCACGTCGTTGCCACGGACACGCAGAAGAACACCATCTACGCGTTTGCCCGTGAAGGCGTCGGTTCGCCGGAGGCCTTCCTCCTGCGACTGGGCGAGCACTTCACCTCCAGCTTCGACTGGGTTACGGGCGGCCGCTGGGAAGCCGAGTCCTACAGCTGGGATCGGATCCAGGCCCATGGAGCCGAGCACGACCACTCCTTCGTGCGTAACGGCCAGGAAGTCCGCACTGCGGTGCTGGTCCGCGACGGCGCGGCCGCTCATCTCATCTCCGGCCTGAAGGACCTCACCGTCCTCAAGTCCACCCAGTCCGGCTTCGTCGGCTACCCGCGGGACAAGTACACCACCCTCCCGGAAACCACTGACCGCATCCTGGCTACGGACGTTTCCGCCCGCTGGCGCTTCAACGCCAACACGGACTTCAGCGCGCTCGACTTCAACAAGAGCTACGAGGACGTCAAGAGCCTGTTGCTGGAGGGTTTCACCGAAAAGTACTCCCACGCCCTGCAGCAGACCCTGTTCGACATGGGCGCCAAGGTACTGGAAGCGCACAGCGAGATCGACGAGATCAAGTTCTCGATGCCCAACAAGCACCACTTCCTGGTGGACCTCTCACCGTTCGGCCTCGACAACCCCAACGAGGTCTTCTTTGCCGCGGACCGTCCGTACGGCCTGATCGAGGCCACGGTCCAGCGCGAGGACGCCACCCCGGCGGACATCGCCTGGTCCGGCATCGCCGGCTTCTGCTAG
- a CDS encoding 8-oxoguanine deaminase, translating to MATHRSAHRLWIRNPLAAFTANNLDATGGIVVAGGIITEVLAAGQQPSAPCQETFEAGSHVLLPGLINTHHHFYQTLTRAWGPVANVPLFPWLQNLYPVWARLKPRDLELATTVALAELLLSGCTTAADHHYLFPQGMEDAIDIEVRAVRELGMRATLTRGSMTLGEDDGGLPPQSTVQQPDVILADSERLIREYHERGDGAVIQVALAPCSPFSVTKEIMAESAALAERHDVRLHTHLAETLDEEDFCRKMFGLRTVEYLESVGWLGNRTWLGHGIHFSDAEIAALGAAGTAVAHCPTSNMRLASGTARVLELEDAGVPVGLGVDGSASNDASNMILEARQALYLQRLRYGAQVPVERALGWATRGSAAVLGRSDLGQLAPGMQADLALFRLDELRFSGSHDPLAALLLCGADRADRVMVGGQWRVVDGQIPGLDVAGLIAEHSAAARKLVNG from the coding sequence ATGGCTACCCACCGCTCCGCACACAGGCTCTGGATCCGGAATCCACTCGCAGCCTTCACCGCCAACAATCTTGATGCCACCGGCGGGATCGTGGTGGCCGGCGGCATCATCACGGAAGTCCTGGCCGCCGGCCAGCAGCCTTCCGCGCCCTGCCAGGAAACGTTCGAGGCCGGCAGCCACGTCCTGCTGCCGGGCCTGATCAACACCCACCACCACTTCTACCAAACACTCACGCGTGCCTGGGGTCCGGTGGCCAACGTCCCGCTGTTTCCGTGGCTGCAGAACCTGTACCCGGTCTGGGCCCGGCTCAAGCCGCGGGACCTGGAACTGGCTACCACCGTTGCACTCGCGGAACTGCTGCTCTCCGGCTGCACCACAGCCGCTGACCACCACTACCTCTTCCCCCAGGGCATGGAAGACGCCATCGACATCGAGGTCCGGGCGGTGCGGGAGCTCGGCATGCGGGCCACGCTCACCCGCGGCTCCATGACGCTCGGAGAGGACGACGGCGGCCTGCCGCCACAGTCCACCGTCCAGCAGCCGGACGTGATCCTGGCGGACAGCGAGCGGCTCATCCGGGAGTATCACGAACGCGGCGACGGCGCCGTCATCCAGGTTGCCCTGGCCCCGTGCTCGCCGTTCTCCGTGACCAAGGAGATCATGGCCGAGAGCGCCGCACTGGCCGAACGGCATGACGTCCGGCTGCACACGCACCTGGCTGAAACGCTGGACGAGGAAGACTTCTGCCGGAAGATGTTCGGCCTGCGCACGGTGGAATACCTGGAGAGCGTGGGCTGGCTCGGCAACCGGACCTGGCTGGGCCACGGCATCCATTTCAGCGATGCAGAGATCGCCGCGCTGGGAGCCGCGGGCACCGCCGTCGCGCACTGCCCCACGTCCAACATGCGGCTGGCCTCGGGCACTGCCCGGGTACTCGAACTGGAGGATGCCGGAGTGCCGGTGGGGCTGGGAGTGGACGGGTCGGCGTCGAACGACGCCTCGAACATGATCCTGGAGGCACGGCAGGCCCTGTACCTGCAGCGGCTGCGCTACGGGGCGCAGGTCCCGGTGGAGCGGGCGCTGGGCTGGGCGACCCGGGGGTCGGCGGCGGTGCTGGGCCGCTCCGACCTGGGCCAGCTGGCACCCGGGATGCAGGCGGACCTGGCGTTGTTCCGGCTCGACGAGCTGCGGTTCTCCGGCAGCCACGACCCCCTCGCCGCGCTCCTGCTGTGCGGAGCGGACCGGGCCGACCGGGTGATGGTGGGCGGGCAGTGGCGCGTGGTGGACGGGCAGATCCCGGGCCTTGATGTTGCCGGGCTGATCGCGGAACACTCGGCCGCTGCACGGAAGCTGGTGAACGGGTAG
- a CDS encoding IclR family transcriptional regulator produces the protein MAEKAPGGVQSVERVFELLELITDAGGDVTLSELSSSTDLPLPTIHRLLRTLVTLGYIRQLPNRRYALGPRLIRLGEGANKQLGALARPQLKSLVDRLGETSNMAVLDSDMVIYVAQVPSLHSMRMFTEVGRRAHTHATGVGKAILAQLDDETVRGIVQRSGMPTPTPKSIGDIDSLLLDLKLIRERGYSIDEEEQEIGVRCFAMAVPNAPTPTAISVSGPVSRVDQSFAERAVPLLREAAQAISDELNQN, from the coding sequence ATGGCTGAAAAAGCCCCGGGAGGCGTGCAGTCCGTTGAGCGCGTCTTCGAACTTTTGGAACTGATCACTGACGCCGGCGGAGACGTCACGCTCAGCGAGCTGTCTTCCTCCACCGACCTGCCTCTTCCCACGATCCACCGCCTGCTGCGCACCCTGGTCACGCTGGGCTACATCCGCCAGCTGCCGAACCGGCGGTACGCACTCGGTCCGCGGCTCATCCGGCTCGGCGAAGGTGCCAACAAGCAGCTCGGTGCACTCGCGCGTCCGCAGCTCAAGTCCCTCGTGGACCGGCTGGGGGAGACGTCCAACATGGCGGTGCTGGACTCGGACATGGTCATCTACGTGGCCCAGGTGCCGTCCCTGCACTCCATGCGCATGTTCACCGAGGTGGGCCGCCGCGCGCACACCCACGCCACCGGCGTTGGCAAGGCGATCCTGGCCCAGCTGGATGACGAGACCGTCCGCGGAATCGTCCAGCGCAGCGGCATGCCCACGCCCACCCCCAAGAGCATCGGTGACATCGACTCCCTGCTCCTTGACCTCAAGCTGATCCGGGAACGCGGCTATTCCATCGACGAGGAGGAGCAGGAGATCGGCGTCCGCTGCTTTGCGATGGCAGTCCCCAATGCGCCGACGCCCACGGCGATTTCGGTGTCCGGGCCGGTGTCGCGCGTGGACCAGTCCTTCGCCGAACGCGCCGTGCCGCTGCTGCGCGAAGCAGCCCAGGCGATCTCCGACGAACTCAACCAGAACTGA
- a CDS encoding NAD-dependent malic enzyme has protein sequence MANPSPGNSITLRVEAPSSFTATSELAAAVGAAGAAITALDVTESHHETLVVDVTCNTTDDEHAARVKDALNALDGVTVQHVSDRTFLMHLGGKLEVVPKVALRNRDDLSRAYTPGVARVCLAIAEDPSAARNLTVKRNTIAVLTDGSAVLGLGNIGPAAALPVMEGKAALFKQFANVDAWPVCLDTQDTEEIIMIAKAMAPVYGGINLEDIAAPRCFEIEKRLREELDIPVFHDDQHGTAIVTLAALVNALRVVDKKLSEVRIVVSGVGAAGSAIIQLLKAQGAQHIIAAGRSGAIHSGAEYSDEHRSWIAANTNEEGFSGTLHEALVGADVFIGVSAPHVIGEEQVAAMAEKAIVFAMANPTPEIDPVVASKHAAVVATGRSDFPNQINNVLAFPGFFRGLLDAGASDITPDMLVAAAEAIANRVADDELNASYIIPSVFDPHVAADVATAVANAANAASAAKAASAAHANLEPANA, from the coding sequence ATGGCGAACCCGAGCCCCGGAAATTCGATCACCCTGCGCGTGGAAGCGCCGTCCAGCTTTACCGCGACGAGCGAGCTGGCCGCCGCCGTCGGAGCCGCCGGAGCAGCCATCACGGCACTGGACGTCACCGAATCGCACCACGAAACGCTGGTTGTTGACGTCACCTGCAACACCACCGACGACGAACACGCCGCCCGCGTCAAGGACGCCCTGAACGCGCTCGACGGCGTCACGGTCCAGCACGTCTCCGACCGCACCTTCCTGATGCACCTCGGCGGCAAGCTCGAAGTGGTCCCGAAGGTGGCCCTGCGCAACCGGGACGATCTCTCCCGCGCCTACACCCCCGGCGTCGCCCGCGTCTGCCTGGCCATCGCGGAGGACCCCTCAGCGGCCCGCAACCTGACAGTCAAGCGCAACACCATCGCAGTCCTGACCGACGGCTCGGCTGTCCTTGGCCTGGGCAACATTGGCCCGGCCGCGGCCCTGCCCGTCATGGAAGGCAAAGCCGCTCTGTTCAAGCAGTTCGCCAACGTTGACGCCTGGCCGGTCTGCCTTGACACCCAGGACACCGAAGAAATCATTATGATCGCCAAGGCCATGGCCCCCGTCTACGGCGGCATCAACCTTGAAGACATCGCCGCCCCGCGCTGCTTCGAAATCGAAAAGCGCCTCCGCGAGGAACTGGACATCCCGGTCTTCCACGACGACCAGCACGGCACGGCCATCGTCACCCTGGCTGCCCTGGTCAACGCCCTCCGCGTGGTGGACAAGAAGCTTTCGGAGGTCAGGATCGTGGTCTCCGGCGTCGGCGCCGCGGGCTCGGCGATCATCCAGCTCCTCAAGGCCCAGGGCGCGCAGCACATCATCGCTGCCGGCCGCTCCGGCGCCATCCACTCCGGCGCGGAATACAGCGACGAACACCGCAGCTGGATCGCCGCGAACACCAACGAAGAAGGCTTCTCCGGCACGCTGCATGAGGCACTCGTCGGCGCGGATGTCTTCATCGGTGTGAGCGCCCCTCATGTGATCGGCGAGGAGCAGGTGGCCGCGATGGCTGAGAAGGCGATCGTATTCGCCATGGCCAACCCCACTCCGGAAATCGACCCGGTGGTAGCGTCAAAGCATGCGGCAGTGGTGGCTACGGGGCGCAGCGACTTCCCCAACCAGATCAACAACGTCCTGGCATTCCCGGGGTTCTTCCGCGGGCTGCTCGACGCTGGCGCCTCGGACATCACGCCGGACATGCTGGTCGCGGCCGCCGAAGCCATTGCCAACCGCGTGGCTGACGACGAACTCAATGCCAGCTACATCATCCCCAGCGTCTTCGACCCGCATGTTGCGGCCGATGTGGCCACCGCGGTCGCAAATGCAGCTAACGCAGCAAGCGCCGCCAAGGCAGCAAGCGCAGCGCACGCAAACCTAGAACCCGCCAACGCCTGA
- a CDS encoding MurR/RpiR family transcriptional regulator — MRIDERIERHYAELGPQEQKAADTLLDRLGDLAMYNAAELARLSGVSKATMSRLFRRLGFEDFNEVKEHTRSIRSSGMPLGPQSSDGGLPAHWGQEQENLRRLAESLDEDKLSAACGKLAGAGTVLLLGFRNSFPVALHFRQQLLQCRPAVSVAPQPGQSLGEELAGLGAGDAVVLFGFRRRPAGFRKVLQGAAATGATTILIGDPGARRLAADAALWLECPVDGAHAFDSYAAAMSLVSVLANGVLVALGRPGRERVREVTGIFDTLGEIEAK, encoded by the coding sequence ATGAGGATCGATGAACGAATCGAACGGCACTATGCGGAGCTGGGCCCGCAGGAACAAAAGGCGGCAGACACGCTCCTGGACCGCCTCGGCGACCTCGCCATGTACAACGCCGCCGAACTTGCCAGGCTCAGCGGCGTCTCCAAAGCCACCATGAGCCGGCTGTTCCGCCGCCTCGGCTTCGAGGATTTCAACGAGGTCAAGGAACATACCCGGTCCATCCGTTCCAGCGGCATGCCTCTGGGTCCGCAGTCGTCCGACGGCGGTCTGCCTGCCCATTGGGGGCAGGAGCAGGAAAACCTGCGCCGCCTGGCTGAATCGCTCGACGAGGACAAACTGTCGGCAGCCTGCGGCAAGCTCGCCGGCGCCGGGACCGTGCTGCTGCTCGGCTTCCGCAACAGCTTTCCCGTGGCGCTGCACTTCCGGCAGCAGTTGCTCCAGTGCCGCCCCGCGGTGTCTGTGGCGCCACAGCCCGGACAGAGCCTGGGCGAGGAGCTCGCCGGGCTGGGCGCCGGCGACGCGGTGGTCCTGTTCGGCTTCCGGCGGCGGCCCGCCGGGTTCCGTAAAGTCCTCCAGGGGGCGGCCGCCACAGGGGCAACCACGATTCTGATCGGGGACCCGGGGGCACGCCGCCTCGCAGCTGATGCCGCCCTGTGGCTCGAGTGCCCGGTGGACGGCGCCCACGCCTTCGACAGCTACGCCGCCGCCATGAGCCTGGTCAGCGTCCTTGCGAACGGCGTCCTCGTAGCCTTGGGACGTCCCGGCCGCGAGCGCGTCCGCGAGGTGACGGGAATATTCGACACCCTGGGCGAGATCGAAGCGAAGTAA
- a CDS encoding nucleobase:cation symporter-2 family protein produces the protein MNTKKKSAAAAAAGRKKSDRPEDQRLPLGSTFAYGFQHVLTMYGGIIAPPLIIGAAAGMSSQDIGLLIAACLFVGGLATILQTIGIPFFGSKLPLVQGVSFAGVSTMVAIVHGGGGIQAVFGSVIAASLIGLLITPLFSKIIRFFPPVVTGTVITTIGLTLMPVAANWAMGGNNKAPNYGSMANIGLAAATMAIVLLLSKVGNAAISRLSILLAMVLGTVIAFAFGMADFSKVGQGEIVAFPTPFAFGPPTFELAAIISMLIVILVTLTETSADIIAVGEIVGTKVDSKRIGDGLRADMLSSAISPLFNSFTQSAFAQNVGLVAITGVKSRFVVSAGGLILVILGLLPVLGRVVAAVPTPVLGGAGVVLFGTVAASGIRTLAKVEYKNNMNLIIVAASIGFGMIPIAAPAFYDKFPSWFGTIFHSGISSAAVMAILLNLLFNHLKAGNSENQSVFVAGTGRVVREEDLKCLADGDRYEGGKLIDCDGKEVPVESASKSDH, from the coding sequence ATGAACACCAAGAAGAAATCGGCCGCCGCAGCCGCAGCCGGCCGCAAGAAGTCCGACCGCCCCGAAGACCAGCGGCTGCCCCTGGGAAGCACCTTCGCCTACGGCTTCCAGCACGTCCTCACCATGTATGGCGGCATCATCGCCCCGCCGCTGATCATCGGCGCAGCCGCCGGCATGTCTTCGCAGGACATTGGCCTGCTGATCGCCGCCTGCCTGTTTGTGGGCGGCCTTGCCACCATCCTGCAGACCATCGGCATTCCGTTTTTCGGGTCGAAGCTCCCGCTGGTCCAGGGCGTCTCCTTCGCCGGTGTTTCCACCATGGTGGCGATCGTCCACGGCGGCGGCGGTATCCAGGCGGTCTTTGGCTCGGTGATTGCCGCTTCGCTGATCGGCCTGCTCATCACTCCCCTGTTTTCCAAGATCATCCGGTTCTTCCCGCCGGTGGTGACGGGCACGGTGATCACCACCATCGGGCTGACCCTCATGCCGGTCGCGGCCAACTGGGCCATGGGCGGCAACAACAAGGCCCCGAACTACGGCAGCATGGCCAACATCGGCCTGGCCGCGGCCACCATGGCGATCGTGCTGCTCCTGAGCAAGGTGGGCAACGCGGCAATCTCGAGGCTTTCCATCCTGCTGGCGATGGTGCTCGGCACGGTGATTGCCTTCGCCTTCGGCATGGCTGATTTCTCCAAGGTGGGCCAGGGCGAAATCGTGGCGTTCCCCACCCCGTTCGCGTTCGGCCCGCCCACTTTCGAGCTCGCGGCGATCATCTCCATGCTGATCGTCATCCTGGTCACGCTCACCGAGACCTCGGCGGACATCATCGCAGTCGGCGAGATCGTGGGCACCAAGGTTGACTCCAAGCGCATCGGCGACGGCCTGCGGGCCGATATGCTCTCCAGCGCCATCTCCCCGCTGTTCAACTCCTTCACCCAGAGCGCTTTTGCCCAGAACGTTGGCCTCGTGGCCATCACCGGGGTCAAGAGCCGCTTCGTGGTGAGCGCCGGCGGACTCATCCTGGTGATCCTCGGCCTGCTGCCGGTGCTTGGCCGCGTGGTCGCAGCGGTGCCGACGCCCGTCCTGGGCGGCGCCGGCGTCGTTCTCTTTGGAACCGTTGCCGCAAGCGGCATCCGGACACTCGCCAAAGTGGAATACAAGAACAACATGAACCTGATCATCGTGGCGGCGTCCATTGGTTTCGGCATGATCCCCATCGCCGCGCCGGCGTTCTACGACAAGTTCCCGTCCTGGTTCGGCACCATCTTCCACTCGGGCATCAGCTCGGCCGCCGTGATGGCCATCCTGCTGAACCTGCTCTTCAACCACCTCAAGGCCGGCAACTCAGAGAACCAGTCCGTCTTCGTGGCGGGAACCGGACGGGTTGTCCGCGAAGAGGACCTGAAATGCCTGGCCGACGGCGACCGTTACGAAGGCGGGAAGCTGATCGACTGCGACGGCAAGGAAGTCCCGGTGGAGTCGGCGTCGAAATCTGACCACTAA
- a CDS encoding NCS1 family nucleobase:cation symporter-1 encodes MTDSAMAAPRVEASARTGQLPDYDPQLSNEDLVPLKNQRWTSYNLFAFWMSDVHSIGGYVTAGSLFALGLASWQVLVALLAGIVIVNIFCNLVAKPSQLTGVPYPVINRAVFGVKGANIPAIIRGLIAVAWYGVQTFLASEALVIVFLKFFPGMAPLYDVEQNGFLGLSTLGWICYGILWVAQAALFWNGMESIRRFIDFAGPAVYVVMLFLAIYLVSKAGIGNISLNLSSGPPLDFAASIPVMVSAVALVVSYFSGPMLNFGDFARYGKSYKAVKKGNFLGLPVNFLFFSLLTVITASATIPVFGRLITDPVKTVQEIDTVFAVLLGGLTFVIATVGINIVANFISPAFDFSNVSPQKISWRAGGMIAAVGSVILTPWNWYSNNDAIHYTLGVLGALIGPLFGILIAGYYVVSRQKVWVDDMYTLKTTGRYWFRNGYNPNAVKAVAISGAISIASVLIPKILLDTGATAVNATWIGNYSWFLGCALGYVVFRALERRSPMISLEPAGKESGTVSDGTLV; translated from the coding sequence ATGACAGATTCCGCGATGGCCGCCCCCCGGGTTGAAGCATCCGCCCGCACCGGCCAGCTCCCCGACTACGATCCGCAGCTCAGCAATGAGGATCTTGTCCCCCTGAAGAACCAGCGCTGGACCAGCTACAACCTGTTCGCCTTCTGGATGTCGGACGTCCACAGCATCGGCGGCTATGTCACGGCAGGAAGCCTCTTCGCCCTGGGGCTGGCCAGCTGGCAGGTGCTCGTGGCCCTGCTGGCGGGCATCGTGATCGTCAATATCTTCTGCAACCTCGTAGCCAAGCCCAGCCAGCTGACGGGTGTTCCGTACCCGGTCATCAACCGGGCCGTCTTCGGCGTCAAGGGCGCCAACATCCCGGCCATCATCCGCGGCCTGATCGCAGTGGCCTGGTACGGCGTTCAGACCTTCCTCGCCTCCGAGGCGCTGGTGATTGTCTTCCTCAAGTTCTTCCCCGGCATGGCGCCGCTGTACGACGTCGAACAGAACGGCTTCCTGGGCCTCTCCACCTTGGGCTGGATCTGCTACGGCATCCTCTGGGTGGCGCAGGCAGCACTCTTCTGGAACGGCATGGAGAGCATCCGAAGGTTCATCGACTTCGCCGGCCCCGCCGTCTACGTGGTGATGCTGTTCCTGGCCATCTACCTGGTGTCCAAGGCGGGCATCGGGAACATCAGCCTGAACCTGTCCAGCGGGCCGCCCCTGGACTTCGCCGCCTCCATCCCCGTCATGGTCTCCGCCGTCGCGCTGGTGGTGTCCTACTTCTCCGGCCCGATGCTCAACTTCGGCGACTTCGCCCGGTACGGCAAGAGCTACAAGGCGGTCAAGAAGGGGAACTTCCTGGGGCTGCCGGTGAACTTCCTGTTCTTCTCGCTCCTGACCGTCATCACCGCCTCAGCCACCATCCCGGTTTTCGGCCGCCTCATCACGGACCCGGTCAAGACCGTCCAGGAAATCGACACCGTGTTCGCCGTGCTGCTGGGCGGACTCACCTTCGTCATCGCTACCGTCGGCATTAACATCGTGGCCAACTTCATCTCGCCCGCGTTCGACTTCTCCAACGTCAGCCCGCAGAAAATCAGCTGGCGGGCAGGCGGCATGATTGCCGCCGTCGGCTCCGTCATCCTGACGCCGTGGAACTGGTACTCCAACAACGACGCCATCCACTACACACTGGGTGTCCTGGGCGCGTTGATCGGCCCGCTGTTCGGCATCCTGATCGCCGGGTACTACGTGGTGAGCCGCCAGAAGGTCTGGGTGGACGACATGTACACGCTGAAAACCACCGGCCGGTACTGGTTCCGGAACGGCTACAACCCGAACGCCGTCAAGGCCGTGGCCATCAGCGGAGCCATCTCCATCGCCTCCGTGCTGATTCCCAAGATCCTGCTCGACACCGGTGCCACGGCAGTGAACGCAACCTGGATCGGCAACTACAGCTGGTTCCTCGGATGCGCCCTCGGCTACGTAGTCTTCCGGGCGCTGGAGCGGCGGTCCCCGATGATTTCGCTTGAACCGGCCGGCAAGGAAAGCGGCACCGTCAGCGACGGCACGCTGGTTTAG
- the ligD gene encoding non-homologous end-joining DNA ligase: protein MNPSKTPAEILDISGTEVRISSPDKVVFPEPGLTKLDLVRYYLAVADGALRGAGGRPMVLKRFPKGIDAEPFFQKRVPENHPDFIETATLHYASGTSAEEAVIRDAAGLAWVVNLGCLDLNPHPVRAEDLEHPDELRVDLDPMPGVDWSQIVDVAYVAREVLDDTGLVGWPKTSGSRGLHILVRIAPHWSYRDVRLAAETLAREVENRAPGLATARWWKEERGESVFVDFNQNAKDRTVASAYSIRPLPDARVSTPLTWDEVRSTRPEQFTVPTVLGRFAEVGDPHAGIDDAAGSLDGLLALAAKLGPAEKPPRGGDGSGRRQSVMPLIEVARTRTRPEALAALDEWKSRHADLVPALHPADVLVDGMRGSSSLWYRVRVNLQHIPEAERPAQEELIADYDPWAGKEWPGRPGA, encoded by the coding sequence ATGAATCCGTCGAAGACGCCGGCCGAGATCCTCGACATTTCCGGCACCGAGGTTCGCATCTCGAGTCCGGACAAGGTGGTTTTTCCCGAGCCCGGGCTGACGAAGCTCGACCTGGTGCGCTACTACCTCGCAGTCGCGGATGGTGCGCTGCGCGGCGCGGGCGGCCGGCCCATGGTGCTCAAGCGCTTCCCGAAGGGCATCGACGCCGAGCCGTTCTTCCAGAAGCGCGTGCCGGAAAACCACCCCGACTTCATCGAGACGGCAACACTGCACTATGCGTCCGGAACATCGGCCGAAGAGGCCGTGATCCGCGATGCCGCCGGCCTGGCGTGGGTGGTGAACCTTGGATGCCTCGACCTCAACCCCCATCCCGTACGCGCCGAGGACCTCGAGCACCCCGACGAGCTCCGGGTGGACCTCGATCCGATGCCGGGGGTCGACTGGTCGCAGATCGTCGACGTCGCGTATGTGGCACGGGAGGTCCTCGACGACACGGGACTGGTGGGGTGGCCGAAGACGAGCGGCTCGCGGGGACTCCATATCCTGGTGCGCATCGCGCCGCACTGGTCGTACCGAGACGTGCGCCTCGCCGCCGAGACCCTCGCCCGCGAGGTGGAGAACCGCGCTCCCGGCCTTGCCACCGCGCGTTGGTGGAAGGAGGAACGCGGCGAGAGTGTGTTCGTCGACTTCAACCAGAATGCCAAAGACCGCACCGTGGCCTCCGCATACTCGATCCGACCCCTGCCCGATGCCCGGGTCTCGACGCCGCTCACCTGGGACGAGGTCCGCTCCACCCGGCCCGAACAGTTCACGGTGCCCACCGTACTCGGGCGCTTTGCAGAGGTGGGCGACCCGCACGCCGGCATCGACGACGCGGCCGGCAGCCTCGACGGGCTCCTCGCCCTGGCTGCCAAGCTCGGCCCCGCCGAGAAGCCGCCGCGCGGCGGCGACGGCTCCGGCCGCCGGCAGTCGGTGATGCCGCTGATCGAGGTGGCCCGCACCAGGACCAGACCCGAGGCGCTCGCGGCACTCGACGAGTGGAAGTCCCGGCATGCGGACCTCGTCCCGGCCCTGCACCCGGCCGATGTCCTCGTCGACGGAATGCGCGGATCGAGCTCGCTCTGGTACAGGGTGCGGGTGAACCTGCAACACATCCCCGAAGCGGAGCGTCCAGCGCAGGAGGAGCTCATCGCCGACTATGACCCCTGGGCCGGCAAGGAATGGCCGGGGCGCCCGGGGGCCTGA